A window of the Vibrio pomeroyi genome harbors these coding sequences:
- the gmtY gene encoding gamma-mobile-trio recombinase GmtY: MTKNESIVLVAKISIRMTVRDANVFALPLIFVNENLLVSYAQYAYEKRNKSSSWHQKSASSVALFIRYLINRRKDFSDPVSCFKSFIDDLEFGTIDPTTSEDPSNLFWAPKSLKNLNKTINYITQFNEYNYKRAKELAVEKQVPLKAILLNKKRTASLYEKHVNLAAWHHKHSNSFLAHTKTLDKDQINAAYNIKSQYRMQKQTKLYTFDRERIFDLLYAFGTRVKVGSFIQTHNLRDILITILMHFGGLRVSEPFHLFVEDIMENPNHSGEALVKLYHPDSRREKLAKMGLRPRTDKHNPHSYYSGWKSQYINEVTTVKWFPVEAGKWFWELWVLYMTQQRVESSQDRIHPFAFTSRNGDPASYGSFLQAHKRAVERIGLIVAKENGTTPHSHRHRYGSDVWEVTKDPVILQKVLRHSSPLSQYVYIHPSDETIRSELHNGFAALKEIANERNALELLSDSIKDTSTETFSRLSEYLS; encoded by the coding sequence ATGACAAAAAATGAGTCCATAGTCTTAGTTGCAAAAATTTCAATACGGATGACTGTTCGTGATGCGAATGTGTTTGCCCTCCCTTTGATCTTTGTAAATGAAAATCTGCTTGTTTCCTATGCCCAATATGCATACGAAAAGAGAAACAAGTCATCTTCTTGGCATCAGAAAAGTGCTAGCTCGGTAGCGTTGTTCATTAGATATTTAATAAATCGTCGCAAAGATTTTTCTGATCCTGTTTCTTGCTTCAAATCGTTCATTGATGATCTTGAGTTCGGTACGATCGACCCAACAACCTCAGAAGACCCAAGCAATCTATTCTGGGCGCCAAAATCTTTAAAAAATCTAAATAAAACAATAAATTATATTACTCAATTTAACGAATACAATTACAAAAGAGCAAAGGAACTGGCAGTCGAAAAGCAAGTACCACTTAAAGCTATACTCTTAAATAAAAAACGAACTGCTAGTCTCTATGAGAAACATGTAAACCTTGCAGCCTGGCACCATAAACACTCAAACTCATTTCTGGCTCACACAAAAACGTTAGATAAAGACCAAATCAACGCTGCGTATAACATTAAGTCCCAGTATCGAATGCAAAAGCAAACCAAACTTTACACCTTTGATAGAGAGCGAATATTCGACCTGCTATATGCTTTCGGTACACGAGTAAAAGTCGGTAGTTTTATACAGACACACAACCTGCGTGACATACTCATTACTATACTCATGCATTTTGGAGGATTACGCGTATCTGAACCGTTTCACCTTTTTGTTGAAGATATAATGGAGAATCCAAACCACTCGGGTGAAGCGCTAGTAAAGCTATATCATCCAGATAGTCGCAGGGAAAAATTAGCAAAGATGGGATTAAGGCCAAGGACAGATAAGCATAATCCACATTCATACTACTCAGGCTGGAAAAGCCAATACATCAATGAAGTAACGACTGTTAAATGGTTTCCTGTTGAGGCGGGAAAATGGTTTTGGGAGCTTTGGGTTCTTTATATGACGCAACAGCGGGTCGAGTCATCTCAAGACCGAATTCATCCATTTGCATTTACAAGCAGAAACGGGGACCCTGCCTCTTACGGTAGTTTTCTACAGGCACACAAACGCGCAGTAGAACGAATAGGGCTTATTGTAGCCAAAGAGAATGGCACCACCCCCCACTCACACCGCCATAGATATGGTTCTGACGTTTGGGAAGTGACAAAAGATCCCGTCATATTACAAAAAGTACTACGACATTCGAGCCCATTATCGCAATACGTCTATATACACCCATCCGATGAAACAATCAGGTCAGAGTTACATAATGGCTTTGCCGCATTGAAAGAGATTGCAAACGAACGTAATGCACTCGAACTACTTTCTGATTCAATAAAAGATACCAGTACGGAAACCTTCTCTCGATTATCTGAATACTTAAGTTAG
- a CDS encoding VPA1269 family protein: MKKHKLYTLLEIKLYITQALEQEGTKPESIDSMPRKYQTLRKNDSRMPARPNAHYSKNGWISYRDLFGLSETKFYPIEELRSVIKEALEQENTEPNSIVHLQNKYRALREKDARMPSTPRTYYALKGWKSYRNLFGLPDINLYSLTELKSAIAQALNQEGIDSNSIGQIQNKYHALRKNDVYMPSNPDKYYAKEGWKGYRDLFGLPDAELYSFEELRSVIRQTLKQEGTEPDTISNLNTKYDTLRKTNTRIPSTPHKYYVHKGWKSYRDLFGLPSIDFYSLEELKSAIRQTLTQEGITPESIRGLTNKYQILRRNNSRMPAVPYSYYSKKGWKSLPDLFGLPDIEFYPFEELKSTIKQILKREGTEPESIISTCHKYRALSVKDVRMPAHPNIYYEKKGWKSFPDLFGLPDAEFYQMKVLKSIIRQTLEQEGTKPESISNLYRKYLVLRENDDRMPSHPSEYYPKTEWKGYRDLFGLPNIKYYSLKELKSTIKYRLNQEDTGLESISALTEKYSALRKNDARMPSTPGTYYASKGWKGLYNLFDLPEKDFYLFEELQSTIKQMLKQENSEPISLGRLQKKYHALREKDVRMPSTPHTYYAKKGWTNFRDLFGFEYYPFEELKFVIKQKLKQKKVEPESINSLRNEYIILRKQDVRMPSTPQTYYADKGWKNYRNLFGLSESRWYSYHEAQNAIQAYLKKNENINLNKITLTHLVDLIAENDPKMPDSPNVVYREHWLGFEYFCQRKSFYNFLEARQIAKCKGYTENEATTLSYARLRIEDSMFPQYPEKAYLSQWRTLQHFFGVNDGRYNTLSDAQRSAVKIANQLGIKITSRTYPEIAKLDARLPPSIDRYKPYQDEWKGWKEFSGTMKYDIDKARAVAVENKWFRYKEYEKNYRNDVKLPAEPVKYYGLSSYEEFVEFSYWDIKHVKKYCEDNKISSIREYIIHAKKNVYLKVRYQAIEGFTKASEFLYKANLFDNIEYLGFKQWAKIARQFLSSNAKRGFQTKSKHINQFLIHLISKNALPSKPFKLFIAGNYIEPIEPLIKRSHNGKYLESTIIEFVKFVMEDCCYDRDEDTGELISINPDFHFRHPYQNVNVELESKGRPNQTIKPPLDFVYIDTAKQFIIPDFVHDDKGNKRPCTSFSDLINAHKLFESDWFEVDKNTYKRAINDPSCATKTQVITKKVELKEATQKVYKIWSPVRAIAMYLLFSLPLRGIQVCYLDSGEADSDKLIEQEDGSLAWVPNDNLLAGQLNNKGFLHREIGDEVGMNVSTNKTSTKEGGYTVPWMPLDVAKWVIRLRDWQSTYNPLNAPTSWSDIATPTEMHQKVLKKRGGQCFLFRDPRDSLKRKTNPPGSQPFLPNSAYRAFEKLLYLIQNDDIPLAQIRTGRNGSRDSDFQSNYSPHSLRVSHVSALLFEGDGLDPVIVQKLVGHANLVMTIYYGVINSEQMRDKLTSQYKEIAANKQKQYQASLLSRNLEEAKGELIYLSNGAGQVAWENSAMRFKDSGICPVANGRCDEGGLPINPNAKTLIYARAKSCYQCRFFVTGPAFLGGLVAKFNEVNVARKRANSRIESLEGKKKKIRLKKKQTEDQQLPTDNIKLQLEQINTSIDAEQVKFYDISTDQAAIFGKVLKCIRKINDASYEKNDTQGVALILNRTKAEVGVSLNESSDFRILAEVCEDAQIYDSIDDSEAVNLRAKYLDSMLTNNGFDAMFFQLDEEQSRFIGNQMQKLLLNRLKGWKSVEKLIYGDMQLLDLMTDNDGNFQILKEEMSLIINGSNIETYPMSVQKVES, from the coding sequence ATGAAGAAACATAAACTGTATACACTGTTAGAGATAAAATTATATATAACACAAGCTCTTGAACAAGAAGGCACCAAACCTGAATCGATTGATTCTATGCCCCGTAAATATCAAACACTGCGCAAAAATGATTCTCGTATGCCTGCAAGACCAAATGCCCATTACTCAAAAAACGGTTGGATCAGTTATCGTGATCTATTTGGTCTATCAGAAACAAAGTTCTATCCAATAGAAGAGTTGAGATCCGTGATCAAAGAAGCTCTGGAACAAGAGAACACCGAGCCAAATTCAATTGTACATTTACAAAATAAGTATCGTGCTTTGAGAGAAAAAGACGCTCGTATGCCTTCAACTCCACGTACCTATTATGCTTTAAAAGGGTGGAAAAGTTATCGTAACTTATTTGGTCTACCGGACATAAATTTATACTCGCTCACAGAGCTGAAATCGGCGATCGCACAAGCCCTGAATCAAGAAGGCATCGATTCTAATTCAATTGGCCAAATACAAAATAAGTACCACGCCTTACGAAAAAATGATGTTTATATGCCTTCGAACCCAGACAAGTATTACGCTAAAGAAGGGTGGAAAGGATATCGCGACCTATTTGGTCTACCGGACGCAGAACTCTACTCATTTGAAGAACTGAGGTCTGTGATTAGACAAACGTTAAAACAAGAAGGTACCGAGCCAGATACAATTAGTAACCTCAATACCAAGTATGACACCTTACGTAAAACAAATACTCGTATACCTTCGACTCCCCACAAGTATTACGTTCACAAAGGTTGGAAAAGTTATCGCGACCTCTTTGGTCTACCGAGCATAGATTTTTACTCACTAGAAGAACTTAAATCCGCGATAAGACAAACTCTGACACAAGAAGGCATTACGCCTGAATCAATTCGTGGATTAACAAACAAATACCAAATTCTGCGTCGAAATAACTCTCGTATGCCTGCAGTTCCGTATAGCTATTACTCGAAAAAGGGATGGAAAAGTCTTCCTGACCTCTTTGGTCTACCGGATATAGAGTTCTACCCATTCGAAGAGCTAAAGTCCACGATTAAACAAATACTAAAACGAGAAGGTACCGAACCTGAATCAATTATCAGTACATGTCATAAATATCGCGCTCTGAGTGTAAAAGACGTTCGTATGCCTGCACATCCAAATATCTATTACGAAAAAAAGGGATGGAAAAGCTTTCCTGACCTGTTTGGGCTACCGGACGCAGAGTTTTACCAAATGAAAGTTCTAAAATCTATTATAAGACAGACTCTTGAACAAGAAGGCACTAAACCAGAGTCGATAAGTAATTTGTACAGAAAATATCTTGTCCTACGTGAAAATGATGATCGTATGCCCTCACACCCAAGTGAATATTACCCTAAAACAGAATGGAAAGGTTATCGGGATCTGTTTGGCCTACCAAACATAAAGTACTACTCACTTAAAGAGCTTAAATCAACAATCAAATACAGATTAAACCAAGAAGATACTGGGCTTGAATCCATTAGTGCTTTAACAGAAAAATATTCTGCCCTACGTAAAAATGATGCTCGTATGCCTTCAACTCCAGGAACCTATTACGCAAGTAAGGGATGGAAAGGCCTTTATAATTTGTTTGATCTACCTGAAAAAGATTTCTACTTATTCGAAGAGCTTCAATCTACGATTAAGCAAATGCTGAAACAAGAAAACTCTGAACCTATCTCTCTTGGACGACTACAAAAGAAGTATCACGCCTTGCGAGAAAAAGATGTTCGCATGCCTTCAACCCCACATACCTATTACGCAAAAAAGGGGTGGACAAATTTCCGTGACCTCTTTGGTTTTGAGTACTATCCATTTGAAGAGCTTAAATTCGTAATCAAACAAAAACTAAAACAAAAAAAAGTCGAACCTGAGTCAATTAATTCTTTGAGAAATGAATATATTATCCTGCGTAAACAAGATGTCCGTATGCCCTCAACTCCACAGACCTATTACGCAGATAAAGGCTGGAAAAATTATCGTAACCTGTTTGGTTTGAGCGAATCAAGATGGTACAGCTACCATGAAGCCCAGAATGCAATTCAAGCCTATTTAAAAAAGAATGAAAACATAAACCTTAATAAAATCACTCTAACTCATCTTGTTGACCTAATAGCTGAAAACGATCCTAAAATGCCAGATAGCCCTAATGTCGTTTATAGGGAACACTGGCTAGGATTCGAGTACTTCTGCCAACGAAAAAGCTTCTATAACTTCTTAGAAGCTCGGCAAATAGCAAAATGCAAAGGCTATACTGAAAACGAAGCGACTACGCTATCTTATGCTCGCCTACGTATCGAAGACTCAATGTTTCCTCAGTACCCTGAAAAAGCTTATTTGAGTCAGTGGCGCACTCTACAGCATTTTTTTGGTGTCAATGACGGACGTTATAACACTCTCAGTGATGCACAACGCTCAGCAGTAAAAATAGCTAACCAATTAGGAATTAAAATCACTAGTCGAACTTACCCTGAGATTGCAAAATTAGACGCGAGGTTACCTCCATCTATTGATCGGTATAAACCATATCAAGATGAATGGAAAGGATGGAAAGAGTTTTCTGGAACCATGAAGTACGATATAGACAAAGCTCGTGCGGTTGCCGTAGAGAATAAATGGTTCAGGTACAAAGAATATGAAAAAAACTATCGTAACGATGTTAAATTACCTGCTGAACCAGTCAAATATTATGGCCTAAGCAGCTATGAAGAGTTCGTTGAGTTTAGTTACTGGGACATCAAACATGTCAAAAAGTACTGTGAAGACAACAAAATATCTTCCATCCGAGAATACATTATACATGCAAAAAAAAATGTCTACTTGAAAGTTAGGTACCAAGCAATTGAGGGATTTACCAAAGCTAGTGAATTTCTATATAAAGCAAATCTATTTGATAACATTGAATACTTAGGATTTAAACAATGGGCAAAAATAGCGCGACAATTTCTAAGTAGCAATGCCAAACGTGGTTTTCAAACAAAAAGTAAACACATAAATCAATTTCTAATACATCTGATATCTAAAAATGCACTGCCTAGTAAACCGTTCAAATTATTTATAGCAGGCAACTATATCGAACCGATAGAACCGCTGATAAAGCGATCACATAACGGAAAATACCTAGAGTCCACAATCATTGAGTTTGTAAAATTCGTGATGGAAGATTGCTGTTACGACCGCGACGAGGATACTGGTGAACTAATTTCCATTAACCCAGACTTTCACTTTCGCCATCCTTACCAAAACGTAAATGTAGAGCTCGAATCAAAAGGTAGACCGAACCAAACGATTAAACCACCTCTAGATTTTGTCTATATAGATACCGCAAAACAATTCATCATTCCTGATTTTGTTCATGATGATAAAGGCAATAAGCGACCTTGTACTTCCTTTTCGGACCTCATTAATGCACACAAACTATTCGAATCAGATTGGTTTGAAGTAGATAAAAATACATATAAGCGTGCAATAAACGACCCTAGTTGTGCCACTAAAACTCAAGTAATCACAAAAAAAGTTGAGTTAAAAGAAGCAACACAAAAAGTTTATAAAATTTGGTCACCTGTTAGAGCTATCGCTATGTATCTATTGTTTTCATTACCACTCCGAGGCATCCAGGTTTGCTATCTTGATAGTGGTGAAGCAGATAGTGACAAACTGATTGAGCAAGAAGATGGAAGTCTTGCATGGGTGCCGAATGACAACCTCCTTGCTGGACAACTTAATAACAAAGGTTTCTTACACCGAGAAATTGGTGATGAAGTTGGAATGAACGTATCGACAAATAAAACCAGCACAAAAGAAGGAGGGTACACAGTACCGTGGATGCCACTAGATGTAGCGAAGTGGGTAATTCGTCTTCGAGACTGGCAGTCAACATATAACCCTCTTAATGCACCTACATCTTGGAGTGACATCGCCACGCCTACTGAAATGCACCAAAAAGTACTAAAAAAACGTGGCGGTCAGTGTTTCTTGTTCAGAGACCCACGTGATTCTCTGAAAAGAAAAACTAACCCACCAGGCAGTCAACCATTTCTTCCTAATTCAGCATACCGCGCATTTGAGAAGTTACTATATTTAATCCAAAACGATGACATACCGCTGGCACAAATACGAACAGGCAGGAATGGAAGTCGTGATAGTGATTTCCAATCAAATTATTCACCACACTCCCTACGCGTTAGCCATGTTTCAGCCCTTTTATTTGAAGGAGATGGACTCGACCCTGTTATTGTTCAAAAGCTCGTTGGCCACGCCAATTTAGTTATGACAATATACTACGGAGTTATAAATAGCGAGCAAATGCGTGATAAGTTAACAAGTCAATACAAAGAAATAGCTGCGAATAAACAAAAGCAATATCAAGCATCTCTACTATCACGGAACCTAGAAGAAGCCAAAGGCGAGCTTATTTATCTTAGTAATGGCGCTGGTCAGGTAGCTTGGGAAAACTCAGCAATGCGCTTTAAAGACAGCGGAATCTGCCCAGTCGCAAATGGTCGTTGCGATGAAGGTGGGCTGCCAATCAATCCCAACGCAAAAACATTGATCTATGCTAGAGCGAAGTCCTGCTACCAATGTCGTTTTTTTGTTACAGGACCTGCTTTTCTCGGAGGACTAGTTGCCAAATTCAATGAGGTTAATGTTGCTAGAAAACGCGCGAATAGTCGTATTGAATCGCTAGAAGGTAAAAAGAAAAAAATACGATTGAAAAAGAAACAGACCGAAGATCAACAACTGCCGACGGATAATATTAAACTTCAATTAGAACAAATCAATACATCCATAGATGCTGAACAAGTAAAGTTCTATGATATTTCAACAGATCAAGCGGCAATTTTCGGTAAGGTTCTGAAATGCATCAGGAAGATAAATGACGCAAGCTATGAAAAAAATGATACGCAAGGCGTTGCGCTAATTCTAAACAGGACCAAGGCTGAGGTTGGTGTGTCATTAAATGAGTCAAGCGACTTCAGGATATTGGCAGAGGTGTGTGAAGATGCACAAATTTATGACAGTATCGATGATAGTGAAGCGGTAAACCTACGTGCAAAATATCTTGATTCCATGCTTACAAACAACGGCTTTGACGCAATGTTTTTTCAACTTGATGAAGAACAATCAAGGTTCATCGGAAATCAAATGCAAAAACTATTGCTAAATCGACTAAAAGGTTGGAAGAGCGTAGAAAAACTAATCTATGGTGATATGCAACTGTTAGACTTAATGACTGACAATGATGGCAATTTTCAAATACTCAAAGAGGAAATGTCGCTGATCATTAATGGCTCTAACATTGAGACCTATCCTATGAGCGTGCAAAAAGTCGAGAGTTAA
- a CDS encoding DUF1244 domain-containing protein, which translates to MAQFKYKQLSQDQQDKLDAAAFRRLLAHLDGHKEVANIDLMILAGFCRNCFSKWYAEEAEQQGVDINLDDARERVYGMTYNEWKANHQPKATPEQLAAFEARQIKNESK; encoded by the coding sequence GTGGCTCAATTTAAATACAAGCAGTTGTCTCAAGATCAACAAGATAAACTAGATGCTGCGGCATTTCGTCGCCTATTAGCACATTTAGACGGTCACAAAGAAGTTGCCAATATAGACCTGATGATCTTAGCTGGCTTCTGCCGTAATTGTTTCAGTAAATGGTATGCAGAAGAAGCAGAACAACAAGGTGTAGACATAAACTTAGATGATGCACGAGAGCGCGTTTATGGCATGACTTATAACGAGTGGAAAGCAAATCACCAACCTAAGGCGACGCCGGAGCAATTGGCAGCATTCGAAGCTCGCCAGATTAAAAACGAGTCTAAGTAA
- the vexH gene encoding vibriobactin export RND transporter permease subunit VexH yields the protein MLLSDVSVKRPVAAVVLSLLLVVFGIVSFNKLAVREMPDIESPVVSISTRYEGASATIIESQITSNLEDQLSGISGIDEIESTTRNGMSRITITFELGYDLNTGVSDVRDAVARAQRSLPDEADDPIVYKNNGSGEASVYINLSSTEMDRTQLTDYTERVLIDRFSLISGVSSVDISGGLYKVMYVKLKPALMAGRGVTASDITAALNSENIESPGGEVRNDAIVMSVRTARSYTEAKDFEYLVVKRASDNTPIYLKDVADVYIGAENENSTFKSDGVVNVSMGIVPQSDANPLEVADLVHKEVEAIQKFLPDGTRLAVDYDSTVFIDRSISEVYSTLFITGGLVILVLYVFIGQARATLIPAVTVPVSLISSFIAAYYFGFSINLITLMALILSIGLVVDDAIVVVENIFHHIERGESPLLAAYKGTREVGFAVIATTLVLVMVFLPISFMDGMVGLLFTEFSVLLAMSVIFSSVVALTLTPVLGSKILKANVKPNRFNLFIERVFGKLEKGYRAVLRRALNWRWAAPIIIIACMGGSYGLMQQVPSQLTPQEDRGVIFAFVRGADATSYNRMSANMDIVEERLMPLLGQGFLKSFSIQSPAFGGNAGDQTGFVIMILEDWDERDVTAQEALNEVRKSLNGIPDVRVFPFMPGFKGGSSEPVQFVLGGSDYTELQKWGELLKQAAEDSPMMEGADIDYSEKTPELLVTVDKQRAAELGVSVSDISDTLEIMLGGRSETTFVDRGEEYDVYLRGDENSFNNANDLSQIYMRTQSGELVTLDTLTHIEEVASSIRLSHYNKQKSVTIKANLMEGYTLGDALDFLDEQAIEQLPGDISVSYSGESKDFKENQSSILVVFALAMLVAYLVLAAQFESFINPLVVMFTVPMGIFGGFLGLVLMSQGLNVYSQIGMIMLIGMVTKNGILIVEFANQLRDRGIEFEKAIIDASARRLRPIMMTAFTTLAGAIPLITSTGAGYESRVAVGTVIFFGMGFATLVTLFVIPAMYRLISGTTRSPGHVEALLNKELSHDNVGRTSHG from the coding sequence ATGTTGTTATCTGATGTTTCTGTAAAGAGACCAGTAGCGGCTGTCGTATTGAGCCTGCTATTGGTTGTGTTTGGTATTGTCTCTTTCAATAAGCTCGCCGTGCGTGAGATGCCTGATATTGAAAGCCCAGTGGTTTCGATCAGTACTCGTTACGAGGGTGCATCGGCCACCATCATTGAAAGCCAAATAACCTCCAATCTTGAAGACCAGTTATCCGGTATCAGTGGTATCGATGAGATCGAGTCCACGACGCGTAACGGTATGTCGCGTATCACGATTACTTTCGAATTGGGTTACGACCTTAATACGGGTGTCAGTGATGTTCGTGATGCGGTAGCTCGTGCGCAACGTTCTTTGCCAGATGAAGCCGACGATCCGATTGTTTATAAGAACAACGGTAGCGGCGAAGCATCGGTTTACATCAACCTAAGTTCAACCGAGATGGACCGAACGCAGTTAACCGACTACACAGAACGTGTGTTGATTGACCGTTTCAGTCTGATCTCTGGCGTGAGCTCGGTGGATATCTCGGGTGGTTTGTACAAAGTAATGTACGTGAAGCTGAAACCTGCTCTGATGGCTGGCCGCGGTGTAACAGCGTCTGACATTACTGCAGCGCTGAACAGTGAGAATATTGAAAGCCCGGGTGGTGAAGTACGTAACGATGCGATAGTGATGTCGGTCCGTACTGCGCGTTCTTATACTGAAGCAAAAGACTTCGAATACCTCGTTGTAAAACGTGCTTCTGATAACACGCCTATTTACTTGAAAGACGTAGCAGATGTTTACATCGGTGCAGAGAACGAAAACTCGACCTTTAAGAGTGACGGCGTTGTTAACGTAAGTATGGGTATTGTGCCTCAATCAGATGCAAACCCACTTGAGGTGGCAGACTTAGTCCATAAAGAAGTTGAAGCGATTCAAAAATTCCTGCCTGACGGTACGCGTTTGGCTGTCGATTATGACTCAACGGTCTTTATCGATCGTTCTATCTCAGAGGTATACAGCACACTCTTTATTACGGGTGGCTTGGTTATCCTTGTGCTCTACGTCTTTATTGGTCAAGCACGTGCAACATTGATCCCAGCGGTGACGGTTCCTGTATCTCTGATCTCGTCGTTTATCGCGGCGTACTACTTCGGTTTCTCTATCAACCTGATTACCTTGATGGCACTTATCCTGTCTATCGGTCTGGTTGTAGATGACGCCATCGTGGTAGTAGAGAATATTTTCCACCACATTGAACGTGGCGAATCACCACTACTTGCCGCTTATAAAGGTACCCGTGAAGTAGGCTTTGCGGTAATCGCAACGACGCTTGTATTGGTAATGGTATTCCTACCAATCTCGTTCATGGATGGCATGGTAGGCCTCCTGTTTACTGAGTTCTCAGTATTGCTGGCGATGTCGGTGATCTTCTCGTCTGTCGTGGCATTAACGTTAACGCCAGTTCTGGGCAGTAAGATCCTAAAAGCGAATGTGAAACCTAACCGCTTCAACTTATTCATTGAGCGCGTGTTCGGCAAGCTTGAAAAAGGTTACAGAGCGGTATTGCGCCGTGCTCTAAACTGGCGTTGGGCAGCTCCAATCATCATTATTGCGTGTATGGGCGGTAGTTATGGTTTGATGCAACAAGTGCCTTCGCAACTTACTCCGCAAGAAGACCGTGGTGTTATCTTTGCGTTCGTACGTGGTGCAGATGCAACCAGTTATAACCGTATGTCTGCCAACATGGACATCGTTGAAGAGCGCCTAATGCCGTTGCTTGGTCAAGGTTTCTTGAAATCATTCAGCATTCAATCACCAGCGTTTGGTGGTAATGCGGGTGATCAAACAGGCTTCGTTATCATGATTCTAGAAGATTGGGACGAGCGTGATGTGACCGCGCAAGAAGCCTTGAATGAAGTTCGTAAATCGTTGAATGGCATCCCTGATGTACGTGTATTCCCGTTCATGCCGGGCTTCAAAGGTGGTTCAAGTGAGCCCGTTCAATTCGTACTGGGCGGTTCTGATTACACCGAACTTCAGAAGTGGGGCGAACTGTTAAAGCAAGCCGCTGAAGATTCACCAATGATGGAAGGCGCGGACATCGATTACTCTGAGAAAACACCAGAGCTATTGGTAACCGTAGATAAGCAGCGTGCCGCAGAGTTAGGTGTGAGCGTTTCTGATATTTCAGATACCTTAGAAATCATGCTTGGCGGTCGCAGTGAAACCACCTTTGTTGACCGTGGTGAAGAGTACGATGTTTACCTGCGTGGTGATGAAAACAGCTTCAACAACGCCAACGATTTAAGCCAAATCTACATGCGAACTCAGTCTGGCGAATTAGTCACGCTTGATACGCTGACACACATTGAAGAAGTGGCATCATCGATTCGTTTGTCGCACTACAACAAGCAGAAGTCGGTGACCATCAAAGCGAACTTAATGGAAGGTTACACGCTGGGCGATGCGCTAGATTTCCTTGATGAGCAAGCGATTGAACAGCTGCCGGGTGATATCTCAGTAAGCTACTCAGGTGAGTCTAAAGACTTCAAAGAGAACCAATCGAGCATTTTAGTGGTATTTGCGTTAGCGATGTTGGTGGCGTACTTGGTACTTGCGGCGCAGTTTGAGAGCTTCATTAACCCGCTGGTGGTGATGTTCACCGTACCTATGGGTATCTTTGGTGGCTTCTTAGGCTTGGTGCTGATGAGTCAAGGCCTCAACGTGTACAGCCAGATCGGTATGATCATGTTGATCGGTATGGTAACCAAAAACGGTATCTTGATCGTAGAGTTTGCTAACCAACTTCGTGACCGTGGTATCGAGTTTGAAAAGGCAATCATTGATGCTTCGGCTCGACGTTTACGTCCAATCATGATGACAGCATTTACTACGCTAGCAGGCGCAATTCCATTGATTACCTCAACGGGTGCAGGCTATGAAAGCCGAGTGGCTGTGGGTACGGTTATCTTCTTCGGTATGGGCTTTGCGACTTTGGTTACTCTGTTCGTAATCCCTGCGATGTATCGATTGATTTCTGGTACGACACGTTCTCCGGGTCACGTAGAAGCGCTTCTAAACAAAGAGCTAAGCCATGACAACGTGGGCAGAACCAGCCACGGTTAA
- the gmtX gene encoding gamma-mobile-trio protein GmtX, translating into MSSESIEVKDEKLCREIDAIYQSLRTECKTARSKNSIDIINKTCSEIAQGSRDFSTSVVGNLAKSKGGPSAQSISNKNGQRYRDLINAYQRAYPLPIKLKTSTSRNWIDQIQQPGIKGNVLIMQSELKKLRDENKVLRNLLANKNDLVVTLTQSRIQSYNTSSHLTETDFDSLKSAIDPERLKTFGLKLGEGGSIENANGAEVFEIGFADAIGKIITIDTIKDG; encoded by the coding sequence ATGAGTAGTGAAAGCATAGAAGTTAAAGATGAAAAGTTGTGTAGAGAGATTGACGCTATATATCAATCCTTGCGGACTGAATGTAAAACGGCACGCTCTAAAAACAGCATAGATATTATAAACAAAACATGTTCCGAAATAGCGCAGGGTTCGAGGGATTTTAGTACTTCCGTAGTAGGTAATTTAGCAAAATCTAAAGGAGGACCAAGCGCACAATCAATCAGTAACAAAAACGGTCAACGATATCGAGATTTGATAAATGCATATCAACGAGCCTACCCGCTACCCATAAAGCTGAAAACATCTACATCTAGAAATTGGATTGACCAGATACAACAACCGGGCATCAAAGGTAACGTTCTGATCATGCAGTCCGAGTTGAAAAAATTAAGGGACGAAAACAAAGTACTGCGCAACCTTCTTGCTAACAAAAATGACCTAGTAGTTACCCTAACTCAATCACGAATTCAATCTTATAATACGAGTTCTCACTTAACCGAAACTGACTTTGATTCACTTAAATCTGCAATTGATCCAGAAAGACTAAAAACGTTTGGTCTAAAGTTGGGGGAAGGCGGTAGCATTGAGAATGCCAACGGTGCTGAGGTCTTTGAAATAGGATTCGCAGATGCAATCGGTAAAATAATCACTATAGATACTATAAAAGATGGATGA